In Bombyx mori chromosome 11, ASM3026992v2, one genomic interval encodes:
- the LOC119629126 gene encoding vitelline membrane protein Vm26Ab has translation MFKQILVAFATLAIAYGKPGLGHFGYSPVASYASYLPSTYAYGTPALAAPAVAPVPALTTAAVAAPAYTAPLACSAYSPAAYPLSSYAPYSYPSYYNGYSSYAGYSPLTYSSYWNPESIYYKRK, from the exons ATGTTCAAACAG ATTCTTGTCGCCTTCGCCACATTGGCCATCGCTTATGGTAAGCCCGGCTTGGGACACTTCGGCTACTCCCCAGTTGCCAGCTACGCATCCTACCTGCCTTCGACTTATGCGTACGGCACCCCGGCCCTCGCCGCCCCAGCTGTAGCTCCAGTTCCAGCTCTGACCACCGCCGCCGTCGCTGCTCCAGCATACACCGCCCCTCTTGCATGCTCTGCCTACTCACCAGCTGCCTACCCTCTGTCGTCCTACGCTCCCTACTCATACCCCAGCTACTACAATGGTTACTCTAGCTACGCTGGATACTCTCCCTTGACCTACAGCAGCTACTGGAACCCTGAATCCATCTACTACAAACGCAAGTGA
- the CPH27 gene encoding cuticular protein hypothetical 27 precursor, whose amino-acid sequence MFYKLFTLFALLVAVAFASPNPKPEPVLTYAAAPAYGYSAYSAYAPVAYPSPYAAYPYAYSSYYVR is encoded by the exons ATGTTCTACAAATTA TTCACCCTCTTTGCTCTGTTGGTGGCCGTGGCTTTCGCCAGCCCCAACCCCAAGCCTGAGCCAGTGCTGACCTACGCCGCCGCCCCTGCCTACGGATATTCCGCGTATTCAGCATACGCCCCAGTTGCGTACCCCTCTCCATACGCCGCCTACCCTTACGCTTACTCTTCTTATTACGTCCGTTGA
- the CPH26 gene encoding cuticular protein hypothetical 26 precursor: protein MFKQILVAFATLAIAYGKPGLGHFGYSPVASYASYLPSTYAYGAPALAAPAVAPVRALTTAAVAAPAYTAPLAYSAYSPAAYPLSSYAPYSYPSYYNGYSSYAGYSPLTYSSYWNPESIYYKRK from the exons ATGTTCAAACAG ATTCTTGTCGCCTTCGCCACATTGGCCATCGCTTATGGTAAGCCCGGCTTGGGACACTTCGGCTACTCCCCAGTTGCCAGCTACGCATCCTACCTGCCTTCGACTTATGCCTACGGTGCCCCGGCCCTCGCCGCCCCAGCTGTAGCTCCAGTTCGAGCTCTGACCACTGCTGCCGTTGCTGCTCCAGCATACACCGCCCCTCTTGCATACTCTGCTTACTCACCAGCTGCCTACCCTCTGTCGTCCTACGCTCCCTACTCATACCCCAGCTACTACAATGGTTACTCTAGCTACGCTGGATACTCTCCCTTGACCTATAGCAGCTACTGGAACCCTGAATCCATCTACTACAAGCGCAAGTGA